DNA sequence from the Eptesicus fuscus isolate TK198812 chromosome 7, DD_ASM_mEF_20220401, whole genome shotgun sequence genome:
AGGTTTCTTGCAAACTTTATTTCCCTGCTTTGCACAGAAAATTACTGCTGTTGAGTTTCACAAGAGGTAGATTTAGAATAGAAATTGTATTTACATAGTGTTTTACTAAATTGATGCTTTGTAATGAGCTATACACAATGAGAAgtcactatttttttctgtttcttgtgaGGCAGAAACTGTGCTTAGTCCTTAGCAAACAGGAAATCCAAGGTGTCTGCCTTCATGGAGTTTCTGATATAGTTAGTACTCTGAAGTTTTATGCTATGTTGTAGAACTTTGAGGTATATACGATAGGTATTAACCTATTTTAAAGATGCAAAGATGGAAGTTAAAGAGACTACATAATTGGCCTGTGTTTGTACTTTAGATAATCACACCATCTAAATTATTCTCTGATTTCAAGATTCATATTTTTCCCACCACCTCATGCTGTCTTTCAAACTTGGATATTTGATATGGTTTTCAAACTTAAATATTTTGCACAGCTTAAGTCATCTAAGTccaaacctttcttttttttctttattaaggtattacatatgagtTCTTAACCCTCCAttgcccccatccccccactcatgccctcacccaccccccccgtgtctgtgtccattggttatgcatgcataaaagtcctttggttgacctctcccctttacccccgccatcccctgccttccctctgaagtttgacagtctgatctatgcttctctgtctctggatctgttttgttccaattgaaaatatattttaggtcTGAAGATACAGTGAATAATACAATGTTGACATAATTAGGAATGGAAGACAAGCAGAAGGGAAATTAATAGAAAAAGCACCATTGAGAACAAAAGATCAACTCACAGACTAGCTTCTGGATGTCTAAAGAAGAGACCAAGTTACCCCTTCATATAAAGAGATATATAAAGAGGGGACCACGTGGTGCTGGTAGGAAACATAATGTTAAGGTGACTCCAAGGggaataaaggaagaaataagtaATTTTATGGCTAGTGATTCTTTCATCCAGATCTTTTATTATACAATCAAATATTTGTCTGTGACAACCTGCCCGTCTCTTTGCATTAAAGTAGCTTGTCCACCTTTGCCATGCCTGCCTTTCTCTCACACATTAAATAATGTTTGTTCTTGCAGAAGCTAGGGTGAATTTTCCCACTATGAAAATAAGCACAATTCATATTTTCTCTTGCATTTTCAGAAAGCTCAAACCTGTGAATGAAAAAGGTAGACATGAGTTCATTTGAAAGCCAAACAATCAGCAATAAAACTCTGTGTACAATTTTGTTACATAAAGTGGAGATGAAATTATGGGAAAAGAAAGTTACAAACAACATTCAGATCACTGAGAGACTGCCAATCTGCTTGGGAGTATAAAGTATGTCCATTTGAATCGgtcaataataacttaaaatagaATAAGATTAAACAGCAAGTGAACAGTAAATACAATAGTAGTCCAGAGGAAGAGATGGATGGGAATCTGAAGTAATTGGAAAGgctttatctttttatcttttatagaaGATAATACCTTAGTTTTGTCTTGAAGGAAGGGTAGGATTTAGATGAGCTTCAGAGGGAAAGTAGTTGCATAGGATGGAAATGAGCTCATGGAAAAGTAAGTTGATAAAATTTCTTCGAAATAAAGGTTTATGTTATaaaatagaagatataaaaagCAGCACACTATATTGTATTGCCTGTTAACTTGTTTATATTCTCTGCCACACTGCTTATGAGAAGAGgacaaaaatgtaatttattaattcatttgctACATATCTATGggatgcctactatgtgccaaagtTTTTCTCTGTGTCAATGATAGAGTGGTTAAGAAAGACAAGGTCCTTTCTACTGGGGAACTTACATAATAGTTGGGGGATACTGATTTGCTGAAAGGACGGAGGGAATACCAGTTTGCTTGCAATATTGTGAATGAGACAGCAAGTTATCGGAGATCAAGGTCTATGAAAAGACTTGCTTGTAGTTGAAGTATCCTTGTCTCCTACTCAtagtaaatacttaataaatatttgtaaataaactaattaaaatgtaataatcaGATTGTGTAAATTTTGGTTAATGAGTTTAACTTTTAGTGGGAGAAACACTGCAGTTTTGATATGCAAGATAAACAAAAGGTGTTGAGACTGAAGATCGGAAAGCCACATTAAGTAACTCAATGCAATTGGCTCCTTTGACTGGATTATTTGCAGAGAGATGGAGCCTTATGACAAGGACATCAGAACCACCTTGTGAATGATGATGAGTCTGATTCCTGGAGACCCCTAGGGTGGAAGGGTAGGTAGATGCTacaaaaaaagtcaaaagaatcCATGAATAACTTTCAAccacaaaataataaagataattttcttgtaaaaatatatgaagaaaattagATTAAGCTAAAAAAGACATAAACTGTTCCAATAGTAAAGTGGTCAgtagaaatgaatgagaaaaaatattgggAATAGAGGTAGAATGTGACTTAGGTAAAGAACAGAGGAATGGGATAATACAAGTAGAATTGTCTTACTACCAGTGTTCTCTTGTTAGGATTAGGGTGTAAGTTACTCAGCTTCCGCTTATATAACCCACAGTAGGGTACAGAACTACCTCCCAATTTATAAACTTGTACCCAAGTGGATAGAGTATCTCGGGAATAAAAATTACTATATTCTGAGTGCCCAGTGACTCACATATTTTTGGAGGGAACTGAGCCATCTTCCCACTTCCAGACTTTATTGGAGTTCTGTCGGGACAGTCCCACCCAACGAATTAATCCAGTCCTGGATTTGATATATTCCTATTGCAAACACAGATAAAAGTAATGGTCAGAAAacttagtgttttttttaaatcatcattacCTTTATTTTAGTATTATAGCTTCCTGAATTCAGGTGTGTGCCAATTTATGAAAACCTAAGCTGACCCAAATTCTTAACCATAGAATCACTCtgttcacaaaaaaaaaaaaaagaaaaagaaaaagtcttgaaaacttaaaaacaaacaaaaattttaaaagttctagTAACTACTAGCCAAACTTTGCCCCTATTAACCTTCCTTTGAGGGTTTTCTTCATGCACATTTGTTCCTTCAGCAGCACAAACGATTACTAAATGTTGGTGATGGTATATGAGTGTTCACCTGCCATGGAGGCTTACAAGCCCTGGCCCACTGTGCTGTGACTCCCGGCACTAGGAGGGGACCCATGCTCGCAAAACTCCATCAGACCTACTCACCTGAGACCAGTTCTAGGCAGCTCAGAGCACAGAGCTCAGAGGGGCCCTGGGTGGCAGAAGGTTCCTTGACCTGGAGCTCTGGAGTGGGGCCCTAAAGACACCGAGGAGTTCACTTCACCACGAGGCAGAGGGCATGGAAGGGCAGAGAGAACCGCTCTGCAGAGCTGCAGAGGTGGAGAGGACCCATTGAGTGAAGGGAGGGCTGAGTCATTAGTGGGGGCTGGAAGGCAGGCTAGAGGGGGTGTCCTAGCTGGAGACAAGCTTGGTCGGTGATAGAAGCCACGGTCGCAGGGCCTTGAATGCCAACCCAAGTATCTAGTCTTTCCAGAAAGGGCAATGGGAGGCCCAGAAAgtgtcatttttaataaaaagtttcacACAAacaaaattagaggaaataatataatgaacactCATATACCATCACCAACATTTAGTAATCGTTAACATTTTCCCATACTTCCTTCACTTCTGTTTTATTGCTGTCGCAGTATTTTAAAGTAAAGTACAGATATGAACAAAGTTCACTCCCAAAGTGTGACTTCAGTATGACTATAATAAAAAGGGACATTTTGCTATATAGCTACAACTCAGAGTTTCGAAGACACTAAGTTAACACTAATATCATAGGTAATAATCAGTCCACATGCAATTTCCCCCCAAAACATGTCTTTGTTAAAACTGGGAGGCAATCCAGGACCACATGTTGCATGTTCGCTATCCATCTAACTTCAACCTCTGACTCGCTCCTTCTTTTTATGACATTGACCTGTGAAGGGACCGGTTGTCCTGCAGAAAATTCCTCCTTCCAGATGTGTCTGTTGCTTCCTTGTGGTGTCGCTGGACTTGTTCCTCCATTCCCTGAATTTCCTGTACGCTGAAGTACATTCTAACAAATGTCCGTATTTATTAGAGTCAAACTtaagtcagggcacacgcccaggttgcaggttctatgcCGGGTCTCggtgcctacaggaggcaactaacgCCACAGTTCTTTAAAGGCACAAAGACAAAGCTTCATTGTAACACCCTGGACCGCACAAAAGTTAGATTATATGTCTATGTTAATATCATAGATGTTCAGGGGAAGCCTTTTGGACAAGGATACCGAATAGGTGAGGCTCCCAAGGGTTTTAAAACCAGGCAggatgggcagctgggcagcatcTGGCTTTAAGGGCACACGAATCCCCCCAGGGTCTCGCTAAAAAGCTGCTTCTGATTTAGCAGGTCTATCTGGGGAGGGAGGCCCACACTGGGGAGTTCAGTGAGGCGGTTgccggggaagggggagggaggagggagagcaggggacaCCTCTAAGGTCCCTGTGTACTCATCCTCTACTGGTGGGCTGAGAGGTGGGCCTGGTGTCGGATCCAGGACAGTCTTCATGTCTCCAGTGACACTCCAGGAAATGGCTTGTCCCAAGGTGCCAGAGGGATGGCCCAGCGCCTCTGAAACCTCAGGGTCCCGGAGAGAGAGCATGGACCTCGGTAGGCCCTCTGGGGTGGTGGCCTCAGCTGCCCCCACTGGACTGTGCTCCTAAGTCTTGGCCTCGGGGGCCTTGAGGGCCTGGCCGGAGGCGCTCaagtgggagaggaaggaagcgggGAGCAGAAGAGGCCAAGGCTgtcgcctcccagcctccaggggggCCTTGAGTAAACAGGAAGGCCAGGCGGCTCCACGGTGGGGGGCTCCGGAGGGGTGAGTCCAGAGCCCTCCTGGGCCTGAGCCTCTTAGAGCACGCAGCTTCCTTGCTGGGGCAGCAGACTCAGAGAGGTGGTCTGGCTTGTCCCCAGTCACCCAGCGGGGCAGGGGAACAGGGCCAGAGCCTCACCTGCCTCTCCTGCTCCTGCCCGCTTCCTGGGGTTCTGGTGCGGGGTCTCCTGCTCGTGCTGCCCACCATGGTTCAGAGGGTGCTGGATGAGTCTCACTTttgggggcctcagtttcccttttttGTGAACTCAGAGCCCTTACAACTGACTCAAAGGTTCGAGATTTCCTGACCCCGTGGGATTCTTCTGCCTCTGAGGTGGTCTTCAGGGTCCCTCAGACCTTGGGAGTGGGTTTTACCAGGAAGGCCAACATCCCCAAGAGGCAGCAGGTGCCGGACCATCCCCAtgggccaggcactattctaagcaatGGGCCTTTGAAACTTCCGTGAGTGGCCCTGGCCAgcgaggctcagttggttgggactTTGTCCCGTGAacagaagggtcatgggttcgattcccagtcagggcacatgcccaggttgcaggttctatgcCGGGTCTCggtgcctacaggaggcaactcACTCCACAGTTCTTTAAAGGCACAAAGACAAAGCTTCGTTATAACACCCCGGACCGCACAAAAGTTAGATTATATGTCTATGTTAATATCAATTAATTATATTTGATATTTAGAATTGTACCAAGTTCACTTGttagagaatgaaaaataaaataaaaaacacaaaacatgttGATACTTACTGAGCTTGATAAAGTTCTCAGATTTTTCACAAACCAGAAGGCATGAGAagaaaattatgtgtgtgtgtgttttttttaagtcaaattttTCACTTCAGATTTTTCTCCTtatgatttcaaaatatttggCATGGGAATCTCCTTACCAGAATGTTCTGGCTGGCAATCTTCAGTAGAGTGGCATTCATGTTGGCACAGTACTGCTTACTCTCTTCCCAAGTCAGGTTGTGCCTGAAGAATCCATAGCAATTGCCTTCATAATGTCTCCAATTTTTGTCACATGGGCTGTCCTTATGGCCTTAAGGAGAAATCAAGCATAGGAATCCTTTTATTCTAAGTAGAATTTACTTTTCCTCTAAATTCAATGTTTTCTACAGATAGCATTACAGAAATACTCTAGGGTAGAAGAGATACGGTTACCAAATTATACTTACTGAAACTGTCTTTTTGTTCTGATGGTTTCATTAAATCTTGGCAGAACTGGTTTGCTAATAATTGTTGCAGAATTCCTGAGAGATTTTTATTCTCAATTTGTAGGTAGTTTTGCTGCGTGACAGCTAGATGTGAAAGTTAGTTAATAATTTGTAGTAAGGATAATAAGGGTAATGCAAGGATCTTTCAATAAACTAATTTCACTAGGGTTATCAATCTATGAAGTGTTTACTAGCTCAGTGATTTTCAagctttttcatctcatagcacacataaactaattaataaaactgaggcacacagaaatattttttgctaatctgacaaataaaaagggtataattttgattcattcacactggatggttATTGTTGTGTGatgttgtcattgtttttttttttaatttgacaatctaagggaaaagaagtcagtgcccctgactaagtagtcaggtatatgcatgttttaaacattcttgtagcataccagttgaaaatcactgttttagATACACATGAATAAATGAGTGCTGAAAAGGGGTCAAGGCAAAAAGGAGGGGTCATAAAGAACAAATTAAGAACTAAGAAAAGCTGACAGGGTTATCCCAAATAATAAGTGAACTAtttgaaggaaataataacaaataagaaaatgccATGATCAAATCGCATTCCCACAGCAATTATTTTGAAAGTTTAAATTTCTAAGCGGATTTCATGTGGGTGAATAAACTCTATTGTTTTGTTATCCATGTATTACCAAaatatccatttatttaaaaatgcatattaatttattttatgctaAAAGTACTGTGATATTCACATAAGTAAAAAATGTTGAATGGatgattctaaaatattttatgaaaaaatatagagGAACACAAACAACAACTAAACAGATGATAATATGGCATTGGAGGGCTTTTAGGTTTATAGGGAAAATACAGGGAATAGAAtgaacaaaatctcagacaaggGACAGAATTTATTTGTAAAGTGGAGAAAATTCCTTGTTGGCAGGATCTTAAGATAGGCAGGAGAgtgaaaaaaaagtttcaaaagataGCGTAGAAATATACTGAGGAGAAACTTAAGAACCAGTCTAAaattcttgaaaataatttttaactaatAAGAAATCTAAAAGATGATTTTAATCAGGAGGGAAAGTTCAGAGTTCCCCTTTAATGACAATATCATGGCAGCTATGGGTAGAATAAATATTGGAGTAGTGACAAATACAGTTAGCTCAGTGGCATACACCAGGACCCTCAGGTATTGCCTTTCTCACATGCAATCATTGAATGAGTCAACACTTACACATAATCCCCAGAGCCACGAGTCCAACAACCAGCCCAATGCACAAGACCAGCAGAATCAAAGCCATTACCCGCCACAATGACGAGGACGCAGGCTCAACTGTGGACATACAATAAAGATGTCAGGGAACAGGTGTGGGTATAGTTATGGGGCAGCgaccctcctggccctgccctctccgGATTTTTTTCAGTGATGTAAACAGCATCATGGGCAGATCTTGCCATGTTCCCTTGGTGATCATTAACCGTAAGCACAACCCACCCCTACTCCATACATCCATTCCCATTCTCAGAGCACGTCTCTCTGAGTCCAAATATAACTTACACCGTGTgtgtttgtctttgttttgttttgtggtcaTCCCCATAAGTAACTGCTTTAATGAGCAAGACCTAGAGAATCAAACCCATTTGCTGACATGTTAAAAAATGGGGTTTTCAAACATTCTCTCCCTTTATCCTCATGGTTTCTAGTCCCTCTGGCATTAAACTCTGTAAGTGTAAAGTAGTGTTCCTTGCTTgtatcttttcttgtttgctGCCTAAACAAGTCTATCTGAATCTATGTGGATAGTATTCAAGTGCTATAGGAAAATAAGTccatttaggaaaataaaactatacatgctatactagttttttttttttaaaaaaagagaaaactagagTTGACccatttatataattaattttcaaatggCTTGCTCTGGGCATTCTTACCTGAGGTGAGAGCTGGCTTGCGAGTTTTAATATTTAAGGTGATGTATCCATCTTCATCCTgcatggtttcctttgctctgcAAGTGAGCTCAGGGTCCAATGACTTTGCAAAATGTAGTGTCCACTTTTATTATTTCAGTGTCTGTCAGTCTGTGATCCTCCTCTCTCTCATAAGGTGGAGCCATGAGTTGGGGATGTGTGggatttggggtttttttcttcccattttttgttttgtttttgttttttctttccaggaAGCCCTTTCATAGCTGCTTAGGGATACATGAACCTTgaacataaaaacacaaaaataataataacttgttGAAAGGAGTAGATAACAGCATTTGTTTCTCGTTTCCTTATCTTCAACTCTAAATGGAGGGATATCCCATCATgtgtatcctttcaaagaacaaaagttCATGCTTGATCTTAACCCTAACAGAGTCTGGATCACGTTGTTAAAATAAACTACTTTCTGATGAGAATTCAGGGGCAAAACACCAGTAAATATATAGTCTATTCTATTGTGAGGAGAAAAAGCTAATAGCAGTTGATCAAATATGGGCTTAGTTAGATATTTCATGGACTTACATTGGAAGGAGCTATTTCTAATTATGACCTAGAATTCAACCAAATACTTGCATCTTTCTCAAATGAAATTCTTCATAAATTCATGGATTCCACATGAGGCAGGCATCATATTTCTTAGGTTTAGGCTTCAAAAGACAACATCAAATAAAGTGAAATAACGCAGAGTTAGTGACTTGATGTGTTATTACTTTTCAATAATGTTTGCACTTTCAAGTGAATTCCCAGGAATGGAAAAATCCTAATTCAATGAAATAATGTAATATTAAGCATAGTGGTGCTATAGTTGAAGAGATATTATTTTGGAGAAGAAATGTTTTCTTAGTCCTTTACATCATGATATATTATTTATTCCACACATTTAACCTTTGTCATAAcaaaattttaatgttaattatttCTCAAAAACACCACTTAGTTTGATTTAAATGTATTGAAGTCTTATAATGTCTAGCATATGAGCAGTTTACTTAATCTGTCCCATTCTTTAGTCATTTTTGGAACAAGaagtagaatcctatataataaaagcccagcgaccgaaatggcagaaagaccagaatgaccagagaccagaacaaccgtggcccctcgccccagctggccctgctccccagcaaggaccccaccccaatcaggggcatggCCGGTCTGgaaactgcctgtggcccctgccccagctggCCCCGTCCCCCAGCAGGGATCCTTACCCTCATCAGAGGCATGGGCGGCCCCTTACCCCGCCAGCCCTGTCCCCAAGAAAGGACCTCCACTCCGGTCTGAAGCCCCCAtaagggcaggctggccagcccccacccatgcatcaagtctctatcctatatattaaaaaggataatatgcaaatttaccctaacggcagaatgaccagactgaccactcaaccagtcactatgatgcacactgaccagctCTCGATCCTTTtacccagccggcaggctccgatcgcccaatggtgaatgggaaactgaggtgggtggtgggggtggggtggggctggctgcgggtagccagggaagatggccctgattgcaggctaggcctagggactgtacctgtgcatgaatttagtgatctgggcctctagttaataaataaaaaagtaaaaaactgcTTGTCTGCTCACACTGATGATACAGATAAGTGAGGCTGCTTCTGTCTTCATATGACATCCAGATCTCCCACACATTTAACTTTATGAAATGGATTTTTAATTGTCCTTTTAGCTTAATTGAAAGTATTTATAAGAACAACCATAGAAAGCTAGCGGCTGTGCTTACTAGAAAAATATTGGTGAGGGTGCTATCTACTCTGTCACTAGGGTAGttcttacatatttttgttaaaacttCAGGGCCAGAAAAGCTACTCTTCTTCTGAAACTATTAGGCATTTGTCTTCTTAATGATCTTATTTCTACCCTTTCTTCAGTTAATAGTGTTAGACTTTATTATTCAATATAGTAATTACATAGGATCTCAtggcagatattttatttattcattttctaattatCACATCTtgttctaataaagagggaatatgctaattgactggcatgccctcaaagatggcggcacccatagccacaagatggtggcacccagtcccctcatccctgtTGGGGTGGC
Encoded proteins:
- the CLEC1B gene encoding C-type lectin domain family 1 member B; protein product: MQDEDGYITLNIKTRKPALTSVEPASSSLWRVMALILLVLCIGLVVGLVALGIMSVTQQNYLQIENKNLSGILQQLLANQFCQDLMKPSEQKDSFSHKDSPCDKNWRHYEGNCYGFFRHNLTWEESKQYCANMNATLLKIASQNILEYIKSRTGLIRWVGLSRQNSNKVWKWEDGSVPSKNMFELSENARENMNCAYFHSGKIHPSFCKNKHYLMCERKAGMAKVDKLL